One genomic window of Polyangium aurulentum includes the following:
- a CDS encoding serine/threonine-protein kinase, whose protein sequence is MAHRMVPNTIAAGDILAGKYRVERTLGMGGMGIVVAATHLDLHEVRAVKLMRADLDDPQIVERFLREARAVVKLRSEHVAQVHDVGRLPTGIPYIVMELLEGLDLAAVLKKRGTVPLREAVLFIMQACDALAEAHGRGIVHRDLKPANLFLTRREDGSPCIKVLDFGVSKVIHPDGECAEAEMTSNGDIMGSPLYMAPEQMRSAREVDARADIWALGSILYKLLTGRAPFQRPTVPEIFMAVMGHEPAQPPSTLRNGLPPGLDAVVMRCLEKDPALRFGRALDLKAALSPYCEFVTTKADDEPALSQDEPWSMRGATTTRPRIPKNIDAILLGCIGREPGKRAARASGRRHQSDPFLRAQSATQAEPRTVSEPPPPVEPVVAAPAPIDLGSTLPMSPQELRAAAQIPFGPTSASTRPSTRPPMPPVEATEEGTVRLSSPGDLKSAPPAAPSEPEGAPAPNPPMQLSPEEAAALPPPRVPSFPSITPSITLPSVTSSPMMGDTTGHSVAPWGYPSQPAPARRGRPLVMAASAATGAFVLVAALVAFTAGRVKEQAAASNGPRSEPPPSARTLKLQAVLRDAYRVKLPEPPPSEPPTAIPVVESLRSHDR, encoded by the coding sequence ATGGCACATCGGATGGTCCCGAACACGATCGCCGCGGGGGATATACTCGCAGGGAAATACCGCGTCGAGCGGACCCTCGGCATGGGCGGCATGGGCATCGTCGTCGCCGCCACCCACCTCGATCTGCACGAGGTCCGAGCCGTCAAGCTCATGCGCGCCGACCTCGACGACCCGCAGATCGTCGAGCGCTTCCTGCGCGAAGCCCGCGCGGTCGTGAAGCTGCGGAGCGAGCACGTCGCCCAGGTCCACGACGTCGGCCGCCTGCCCACCGGCATCCCCTACATCGTGATGGAGCTGCTCGAGGGGCTCGACCTCGCGGCGGTGCTCAAGAAGCGCGGGACCGTGCCCCTGCGCGAGGCCGTGCTCTTCATCATGCAGGCCTGCGACGCGCTCGCGGAGGCGCACGGCCGGGGCATCGTGCACCGGGACCTGAAGCCGGCGAACCTCTTCCTCACGCGGCGCGAGGACGGGTCGCCCTGCATCAAGGTCCTCGATTTCGGGGTCTCGAAGGTCATCCACCCCGACGGCGAGTGCGCCGAGGCCGAGATGACGAGCAACGGCGACATCATGGGATCGCCCTTGTACATGGCGCCCGAGCAGATGCGCTCGGCGCGGGAGGTGGACGCGCGGGCCGACATCTGGGCGCTCGGATCCATCCTCTACAAATTGCTCACCGGCCGCGCGCCGTTCCAGCGGCCCACGGTGCCCGAGATCTTCATGGCCGTCATGGGCCACGAGCCCGCGCAGCCGCCCTCGACGCTGCGCAATGGCCTGCCTCCTGGCCTCGACGCGGTGGTGATGCGCTGCCTCGAAAAGGACCCGGCCCTGCGCTTCGGGCGCGCGCTCGATCTGAAGGCGGCCCTGTCGCCCTATTGCGAATTCGTGACCACCAAGGCCGACGACGAGCCGGCCCTGTCGCAGGACGAGCCGTGGTCGATGCGCGGAGCCACCACCACGCGGCCGCGCATTCCGAAGAACATCGACGCCATTCTGCTCGGCTGCATCGGCCGCGAGCCGGGCAAGAGGGCCGCGCGCGCGTCGGGCCGCCGCCATCAATCCGACCCGTTCTTGCGCGCGCAATCGGCGACGCAGGCCGAGCCGCGGACGGTCTCGGAGCCGCCGCCGCCGGTCGAGCCCGTCGTCGCCGCGCCGGCGCCCATCGATCTCGGCAGCACGCTGCCCATGAGCCCGCAGGAGCTGCGCGCGGCGGCGCAGATCCCGTTCGGCCCGACCTCGGCCTCGACGCGCCCCTCGACGCGCCCCCCGATGCCCCCCGTCGAGGCGACCGAGGAGGGCACCGTGCGGCTGTCCTCGCCGGGAGACCTGAAGAGCGCGCCGCCGGCCGCGCCGAGCGAGCCGGAAGGGGCGCCGGCCCCGAATCCTCCGATGCAACTGTCGCCCGAGGAGGCGGCAGCGCTCCCGCCGCCCCGCGTGCCGAGCTTTCCCTCGATCACCCCCTCGATCACCCTGCCCTCCGTCACTTCCTCCCCGATGATGGGCGATACGACGGGCCATAGCGTCGCGCCCTGGGGTTATCCTTCCCAGCCCGCGCCGGCGCGCCGGGGGCGTCCGCTGGTGATGGCTGCGAGCGCGGCGACGGGAGCCTTCGTGCTGGTGGCGGCGCTCGTGGCCTTCACGGCGGGCCGGGTGAAGGAGCAGGCTGCCGCGAGCAATGGTCCGCGGAGCGAGCCGCCGCCGTCTGCCCGGACGTTGAAGCTGCAAGCGGTGCTGCGGGACGCCTACCGGGTGAAGCTCCCGGAGCCGCCGCCGTCGGAGCCGCCCACGGCGATCCCGGTGGTCGAGTCGCTCAGATCACACGATCGATGA
- a CDS encoding EB domain-containing protein, whose protein sequence is MHWLRWRHRPVANERSLPIGALRFAACAALLGLSSTSCTSSGPGDAPGAAQPPSPAAMAPAAPARGPEGLGALMRRVHFAFRAEDGAFTGGHSTYAVRATADAIAVVPYQPTERPEADGSRTREVTEGAPFVASLETIERGAVPVLRGGPAEAAIEANAGLGIDRGGVVEHLENTEEGVEQSFSFAARPEGRGDLVVRIRVSGQDYTGETEGGLHFKDPKSGLGIRYGVATWIDGRGQKTRVPVDFDAGRIVLTVPQDVVEGSAYPAVLDPVIGPEIAIDTPVYAAAYDEQSEVDMSFGGGNFFVVWRDERYLNTADIYGVRVAPAGTILDPSGIPVAIAKGSQYKPAVAWDGVNGNWMVTWVDTRNNTSGDIYAARVSGAGVTLDPNGIAVATSASAGRGEPDIAFDGTNFVIAHSYYNGSSVVANLVAPDGKVNPAAITASNSLSSMYDVAVAFNGTNTLIAHTAYTGGSYYRVGARRLSPAGSLLDGSDIVLCSASYNCGYQQLAAVSDGANWFLTWPSASNNAVYGARLGGTGSLLDSSSGFLIATTAGAPTGNISAAFAGNGFGVFWDSNNEIYGARVSSGAAILVGSTTFINETGNSFGPASAHDGTNFLVAFSDTRLSTTNNPNDVFGLRVSNALTKVDANSQLLSRAGNQEQKPAVAYNGTNYLAVWEDWRPGTTSDIYGARLSTNGNVLDANGIAISTEANVQGAPAVASRGAEWLVTWNDYRSGTSYDVYGARISGAGAVQDAAGFVISSASGDQITPSISADANNYLVSWRDASSAEIWANRVTPMATLLDGAGFKVSTGGGSLPASAYNGTNHLVAWVKPTNSNDVFAARVSPAGSVLDSGNLAIPVAATVGTTETNPAVTSNGSDYLVVWNNANNVLGARVNAAGTVLDPIGINVSTAANVQSNPRAAWDGSQYWVVWQDERLVAGDRDLYGARVTSAGVVTDGTGIVIANDKGQDELRPAIAAGPSKETLVVYQRFDPEEPFGIDRIRARVVSDPTPGANGTPCVAAGQCSSGSCVDGVCCDTACTGACQACTAAKKGAGADGACGPVKVDTDPDNECIDQGASSCGTTGSCNGAGACKVYAPGTSCGAVCTGNASQPQACSAGGMCSSSGTATDCTPYACAGGTCKVTCATSADCASGYSCNGGVCGMLLANGAVCANGAQCQSGACVDGVCCNAACGGTCQACSAAKKGSGADGVCGPVTAGADPDNECATDAATTCGKTGQCSGAGSCQLYGAGTACGSPICDGTVLKAQTCDGAGTCLAAGMGQDCAPYVCSGGACLGSCVTNADCAMGLVCSAGACVAPIGIGGACVTNGQCQSGACVDGVCCNSACGGQCQACTAAKKGAGTDGVCGPIAAGVDPDNECAQQAASSCGQNGQCNGAGACQLYAQGTSCGVSVCQGTTVKGQICNGAGQCIADQAGQDCAPYACSGGACKNPCANNNECLPGYFCSAGACKPSGSPGTPCADGSECGGGFCVDGVCCDKACGGACEACSAAKKGQGTDGQCEPIKNGSDPDGECAGQPPSTCGQNGQCNGLGACALYASGTQCAAGSCAGTAQKNPSQCDGNGTCLAGPETSCVAGYACVGTKCATDCKDNAACAPGYTCNVDAQWCEPTGAGGSGGSGGAGGSGGAGTGGSGGAGGSGGAGGSGGAGGAGGSGGAGGRGGAGGMDTGGAGGAPSGSGGGIPGEGDCGCRVAGEPEGRTGAAGALLALAVAAGLGRRRARRR, encoded by the coding sequence ATGCACTGGCTCCGCTGGCGACACCGCCCTGTCGCGAACGAGCGATCTCTTCCCATAGGCGCGCTGCGGTTCGCCGCGTGCGCCGCGCTGCTCGGGCTCTCCTCGACGAGCTGTACGAGCAGCGGACCCGGCGACGCGCCGGGCGCCGCACAGCCCCCCTCACCCGCCGCAATGGCGCCCGCTGCGCCGGCGCGAGGCCCCGAAGGCCTCGGCGCGCTCATGCGCCGCGTCCATTTCGCCTTCCGCGCCGAGGACGGGGCCTTCACCGGCGGACACTCCACCTACGCCGTCCGCGCCACCGCCGACGCGATCGCGGTCGTCCCCTACCAGCCCACCGAGCGCCCCGAGGCCGATGGAAGCCGCACCCGCGAGGTCACCGAGGGCGCGCCCTTCGTCGCCTCCCTCGAGACCATCGAGCGCGGCGCGGTCCCCGTGCTGCGCGGCGGCCCGGCAGAGGCCGCGATCGAGGCCAACGCGGGCCTCGGCATCGATCGCGGCGGCGTCGTCGAGCACCTCGAGAACACCGAGGAGGGCGTCGAGCAGAGCTTCTCCTTCGCCGCCCGCCCCGAGGGCCGCGGCGATCTCGTCGTGCGCATCCGCGTCTCGGGCCAGGACTACACGGGCGAGACCGAGGGGGGCCTGCACTTCAAGGACCCGAAATCGGGCCTCGGCATCCGCTACGGCGTCGCCACCTGGATCGACGGCCGCGGGCAGAAGACGCGCGTTCCCGTCGACTTCGACGCCGGCCGGATCGTGTTGACCGTCCCCCAGGACGTCGTCGAGGGGAGCGCTTACCCCGCCGTGCTCGATCCCGTGATCGGCCCCGAGATCGCCATCGACACGCCCGTCTACGCGGCTGCTTACGATGAGCAGAGCGAGGTGGACATGTCCTTCGGCGGAGGCAACTTCTTCGTCGTCTGGCGCGACGAGCGCTACCTCAACACCGCGGACATCTACGGCGTCCGCGTCGCGCCTGCGGGCACGATCCTCGACCCCTCCGGCATCCCTGTCGCCATCGCCAAGGGCAGCCAGTACAAGCCCGCGGTCGCCTGGGACGGGGTCAACGGCAACTGGATGGTGACCTGGGTCGACACGCGCAACAACACCAGCGGCGACATCTACGCCGCGCGCGTCAGCGGGGCCGGCGTCACGCTCGATCCGAACGGCATCGCGGTCGCCACCTCCGCGAGCGCCGGCCGGGGCGAGCCCGACATCGCGTTCGACGGGACGAACTTCGTCATCGCCCACAGCTACTACAACGGCAGCAGCGTGGTCGCCAACCTGGTCGCGCCGGACGGCAAGGTGAACCCCGCGGCCATCACCGCCTCCAACTCCTTGTCGTCCATGTACGACGTGGCGGTCGCGTTCAACGGCACGAACACCCTGATCGCGCACACCGCGTACACCGGCGGCTCGTACTATCGCGTCGGGGCCCGGCGCCTGTCGCCGGCCGGATCGCTGCTCGACGGATCGGACATCGTCCTTTGCTCCGCCAGCTACAACTGCGGCTACCAGCAGCTCGCCGCCGTCTCCGACGGGGCGAACTGGTTTTTGACCTGGCCCTCGGCCAGCAACAACGCCGTCTACGGGGCGCGCCTCGGCGGAACCGGGAGCCTCCTCGACAGCTCGAGCGGCTTCCTCATCGCGACGACGGCAGGCGCTCCGACCGGCAACATTTCCGCGGCCTTCGCGGGCAACGGCTTCGGGGTGTTCTGGGACTCGAACAACGAGATCTACGGCGCCCGCGTCAGCTCCGGCGCCGCCATCCTGGTCGGCTCCACGACCTTCATCAACGAGACCGGCAACAGCTTCGGCCCGGCCTCGGCCCACGATGGGACGAACTTCCTCGTCGCGTTCAGCGACACGCGCCTCAGCACCACGAACAACCCGAACGACGTCTTCGGGCTTCGCGTCTCGAATGCCCTCACCAAGGTGGACGCGAACAGCCAGCTCCTCTCCCGCGCGGGCAACCAGGAGCAGAAGCCCGCGGTCGCCTACAACGGCACGAATTATCTCGCCGTCTGGGAAGACTGGCGGCCCGGCACCACCAGCGACATCTACGGCGCCCGCCTGAGCACGAACGGCAACGTGCTCGACGCGAACGGGATCGCGATCAGCACGGAGGCGAACGTGCAGGGCGCCCCCGCCGTCGCGTCGCGGGGCGCCGAGTGGCTCGTCACCTGGAACGATTACCGCAGCGGCACGAGCTACGACGTCTACGGCGCCCGCATCAGCGGCGCCGGCGCGGTGCAGGACGCGGCGGGGTTCGTCATCAGCAGCGCCTCTGGGGATCAGATCACCCCGTCGATCTCGGCGGACGCGAACAACTACCTCGTGAGCTGGCGCGACGCTTCCAGCGCCGAGATCTGGGCGAACCGCGTGACGCCCATGGCCACCCTGCTCGACGGGGCCGGCTTCAAGGTCTCCACGGGCGGCGGCTCGCTCCCGGCGTCCGCGTACAACGGGACGAACCACCTCGTCGCCTGGGTCAAGCCCACCAACAGCAACGACGTCTTTGCCGCGCGCGTCAGCCCCGCGGGCAGCGTGCTCGACAGCGGCAACCTCGCCATCCCGGTCGCGGCGACCGTGGGCACGACGGAGACGAACCCGGCCGTGACCTCGAACGGGTCGGACTACCTGGTCGTCTGGAACAACGCAAACAACGTCTTGGGCGCGCGGGTGAACGCGGCGGGCACGGTGCTGGATCCGATCGGCATCAACGTCTCCACCGCGGCGAACGTCCAGTCCAACCCGCGCGCGGCCTGGGACGGCTCGCAATACTGGGTGGTCTGGCAAGACGAACGCCTGGTGGCGGGGGACCGGGATCTCTACGGGGCGCGGGTGACCAGCGCGGGCGTGGTCACGGACGGGACGGGGATCGTCATCGCCAACGACAAGGGCCAGGACGAGCTGCGGCCGGCGATCGCGGCGGGACCGTCGAAGGAGACGCTGGTCGTTTATCAGCGCTTCGATCCGGAGGAGCCGTTCGGCATCGATCGCATCCGCGCGCGGGTGGTCTCGGATCCGACGCCGGGAGCGAACGGCACGCCGTGCGTCGCGGCGGGGCAGTGCTCGAGCGGCTCGTGCGTGGACGGGGTCTGCTGCGACACGGCGTGCACCGGCGCCTGCCAGGCGTGCACCGCGGCCAAGAAGGGCGCGGGCGCCGACGGTGCGTGCGGGCCGGTCAAGGTGGACACCGATCCCGACAACGAGTGCATCGATCAGGGCGCGAGCTCCTGCGGCACCACCGGGAGCTGCAACGGCGCGGGTGCGTGCAAGGTGTACGCGCCGGGGACCTCGTGCGGCGCGGTCTGCACCGGCAACGCCTCGCAGCCGCAGGCGTGCAGCGCCGGGGGGATGTGCTCGAGCAGCGGCACGGCGACCGATTGCACGCCGTACGCGTGCGCGGGCGGCACGTGCAAGGTGACGTGCGCGACGAGCGCCGACTGCGCGTCGGGGTATTCGTGCAACGGCGGCGTGTGCGGGATGCTGCTCGCGAACGGCGCGGTGTGCGCGAACGGCGCGCAATGCCAGTCGGGCGCGTGCGTCGACGGCGTCTGCTGCAACGCGGCCTGCGGGGGCACTTGCCAGGCGTGCTCGGCGGCGAAGAAGGGCTCGGGCGCGGACGGCGTCTGCGGCCCCGTCACAGCGGGCGCGGATCCCGACAACGAGTGCGCGACCGACGCGGCCACGACCTGCGGCAAGACGGGGCAGTGCAGCGGCGCGGGCTCCTGCCAGCTCTACGGGGCCGGCACGGCTTGCGGTAGCCCGATCTGCGACGGCACGGTGCTCAAGGCCCAGACCTGCGACGGCGCCGGGACGTGCCTTGCGGCGGGCATGGGGCAGGATTGCGCGCCCTACGTGTGCTCCGGCGGCGCGTGCCTCGGCTCGTGCGTGACGAACGCCGACTGCGCCATGGGCCTCGTCTGCTCGGCGGGCGCTTGCGTCGCGCCCATCGGGATCGGCGGCGCGTGCGTGACGAACGGGCAATGCCAGTCGGGCGCGTGCGTCGATGGCGTCTGCTGCAACTCGGCGTGCGGAGGCCAGTGCCAGGCGTGCACCGCGGCGAAGAAGGGAGCGGGCACCGACGGCGTCTGCGGGCCCATCGCGGCGGGCGTGGACCCGGACAACGAGTGCGCGCAGCAGGCCGCCTCGAGCTGCGGTCAGAATGGTCAGTGCAACGGCGCGGGAGCCTGCCAGCTCTACGCGCAGGGCACCTCGTGCGGGGTGTCGGTCTGCCAGGGGACGACCGTCAAGGGGCAGATCTGCAATGGCGCGGGCCAGTGCATCGCCGATCAGGCGGGGCAGGACTGCGCGCCCTACGCCTGCTCGGGCGGCGCGTGCAAGAACCCGTGCGCGAACAACAACGAGTGCTTGCCGGGGTATTTCTGCTCGGCGGGCGCCTGCAAGCCGTCCGGCTCGCCGGGCACGCCCTGCGCCGACGGGTCGGAGTGCGGCGGGGGCTTCTGCGTCGACGGGGTCTGCTGCGACAAGGCTTGCGGCGGGGCCTGCGAGGCCTGCTCGGCGGCGAAGAAGGGCCAGGGCACGGATGGGCAATGCGAGCCCATCAAGAACGGCTCGGACCCGGACGGCGAGTGCGCGGGGCAGCCGCCCTCGACGTGCGGGCAGAATGGCCAGTGCAACGGCCTGGGCGCGTGCGCGCTCTACGCGTCCGGAACGCAGTGCGCGGCGGGCTCGTGCGCGGGCACGGCCCAGAAGAACCCCTCGCAGTGCGACGGCAACGGCACGTGCCTCGCGGGGCCGGAGACGAGCTGCGTGGCCGGCTATGCCTGCGTGGGCACCAAGTGCGCGACCGACTGCAAGGACAACGCGGCCTGCGCGCCGGGGTACACCTGCAACGTGGACGCGCAATGGTGCGAGCCCACGGGCGCGGGCGGCTCCGGCGGCTCCGGCGGCGCGGGTGGCTCGGGCGGCGCGGGCACGGGTGGCTCGGGCGGCGCGGGCGGCTCCGGCGGCGCGGGTGGCTCCGGCGGCGCGGGCGGCGCGGGTGGCTCCGGCGGCGCGGGCGGCCGGGGTGGCGCGGGTGGCATGGACACGGGGGGCGCGGGCGGCGCGCCCTCCGGCAGCGGCGGCGGCATCCCGGGCGAGGGCGACTGCGGCTGCCGCGTCGCGGGTGAGCCCGAGGGGCGGACGGGCGCTGCGGGCGCTCTGCTGGCCCTCGCCGTCGCGGCGGGCCTCGGGCGGCGGCGAGCGCGCCGTCGCTGA
- a CDS encoding phytanoyl-CoA dioxygenase family protein, translating into MTLLLPAAASMDLTGPLAELSERGFSPLGRTLSDEGITALGQRADAIMLGRGADPKEFFFQHDSPSGRYEDLQHGRGYVGPSLAYRKIEKLEKDPLFRSWIQNALFERVARSLCEGPITLYRAVLFNKAPHGGTELPWHQDNGSFWGLDRAPLVQIWTALDDAPIEAGCLEIVPGSHAGGLATPLGGMVPQNVAEAAGAEARRIFVPARAGESILIHNDVWHRSGVNETDAPRRGFTICYLRGETRCLRTRRAPRRFETVFGA; encoded by the coding sequence ATGACGCTCCTCCTGCCCGCGGCGGCCTCGATGGACCTCACGGGTCCGCTCGCCGAGCTGTCCGAGCGCGGGTTTTCGCCCCTCGGGCGGACGCTCTCGGACGAGGGAATCACGGCGCTCGGGCAGCGGGCGGACGCCATCATGCTCGGGCGCGGCGCCGATCCGAAGGAGTTCTTCTTCCAGCACGACTCGCCGAGCGGGCGATACGAGGATCTCCAGCACGGCCGGGGCTATGTCGGCCCCTCGCTCGCTTACCGCAAGATCGAGAAGCTCGAGAAGGATCCGCTCTTTCGTTCGTGGATACAGAATGCCCTCTTCGAGCGCGTGGCGCGCTCGCTCTGCGAGGGCCCGATCACGCTCTACCGCGCCGTGCTGTTCAACAAGGCGCCGCACGGCGGCACGGAGCTGCCCTGGCACCAGGACAATGGCAGCTTCTGGGGGCTCGACAGGGCGCCGCTCGTGCAGATCTGGACCGCGCTCGACGACGCGCCGATCGAGGCCGGCTGCCTCGAGATCGTGCCCGGCTCGCACGCAGGCGGGCTCGCGACCCCGCTCGGCGGGATGGTGCCCCAGAACGTGGCCGAGGCGGCAGGGGCCGAGGCGAGGCGCATTTTCGTGCCCGCGCGCGCGGGCGAGTCGATCCTCATCCACAACGACGTCTGGCATCGCTCGGGGGTCAACGAGACCGACGCGCCGCGGCGCGGCTTCACCATTTGCTATCTGCGGGGCGAGACACGCTGCCTGCGCACGCGCCGCGCGCCGCGCCGGTTCGAGACGGTGTTCGGGGCGTAG
- a CDS encoding type 1 glutamine amidotransferase domain-containing protein, which translates to MMGGIVTRGLLTGVALTAASGATMMTSSAIERGSPWAGLNAMATAIGLRRRRVSDSFEAGVTPIGIALLTGGLLAWGLAYQGALAGTARRGGIVSGVLSGLGGYAFDELVLPRWVVPNFRRKMGFGGTMAKYVALGLASALMARQGAERKLAGRRVAILAAEGFEQLELTIPMRALRAEGAHVEVISLRHGKITGVHMNIPGGRVRVDRTIEEADPADYDALFIPGGFINPDFLRQSEPVREFVRAMDRAGKPIASICHGPWVLASSGVLQERHVASWPGIRDDVINAGGTWRDEPVVRDGNLVTSRGPQDIPAFTAAIIEQFAAKDPLTERALPAASSPEPTEPPTIALAGAAVLPKAVRVKRGLGNLAMFAVGGLAVFALRKLL; encoded by the coding sequence ATGATGGGTGGGATCGTGACACGAGGGCTTTTGACGGGCGTCGCGCTGACCGCGGCGTCCGGGGCGACCATGATGACCTCCTCCGCCATCGAGCGCGGCTCGCCGTGGGCCGGGCTCAACGCCATGGCGACCGCGATCGGCCTGCGCCGGCGCCGCGTGAGCGACTCGTTCGAGGCGGGCGTCACGCCGATCGGCATCGCGCTGCTCACGGGCGGCCTGCTCGCGTGGGGGCTCGCCTATCAGGGCGCGCTCGCGGGCACCGCGCGGCGGGGCGGGATTGTCTCGGGCGTCCTGTCGGGCCTCGGCGGGTACGCGTTCGACGAGCTGGTGCTGCCGCGCTGGGTGGTCCCCAATTTCCGCCGCAAGATGGGCTTCGGCGGCACGATGGCCAAGTACGTCGCCCTCGGGCTCGCGAGCGCGCTGATGGCGCGTCAGGGCGCCGAGAGGAAGCTCGCGGGCCGGCGCGTCGCGATCCTGGCGGCGGAAGGATTCGAGCAGCTCGAGCTGACCATCCCGATGCGCGCGCTGCGTGCCGAAGGTGCTCACGTCGAGGTGATCTCGCTCCGTCACGGCAAGATCACCGGCGTCCACATGAACATCCCCGGCGGGCGAGTGCGCGTGGATCGCACGATCGAGGAGGCGGATCCTGCCGACTACGACGCCCTGTTCATCCCGGGCGGCTTCATCAACCCCGACTTCCTCCGCCAGAGCGAGCCCGTGCGCGAGTTCGTCCGCGCCATGGACAGGGCGGGCAAGCCGATCGCGTCGATCTGCCACGGCCCGTGGGTGCTCGCCTCGTCGGGCGTGCTGCAGGAGCGGCACGTGGCCTCGTGGCCGGGCATCCGCGACGACGTCATCAACGCGGGCGGCACCTGGCGCGACGAGCCGGTGGTGCGCGACGGCAACCTCGTCACGAGCCGCGGGCCGCAGGACATCCCCGCCTTCACGGCCGCGATCATCGAGCAGTTCGCCGCCAAGGATCCGCTCACCGAGCGCGCGCTGCCGGCCGCGTCCTCGCCCGAGCCCACCGAGCCGCCGACGATCGCGCTCGCGGGCGCGGCGGTCCTGCCCAAGGCCGTGCGGGTGAAGCGGGGCCTGGGGAACCTGGCGATGTTCGCCGTGGGCGGCCTCGCCGTGTTCGCGCTTCGCAAGCTTCTGTAA
- a CDS encoding aldo/keto reductase, which produces MSSLLETWTRPRAPSDRPLIALGAMNFGKRTPEPEALRILDRALERGVTLVDTANAYTDGVSESIVGKALAGRRDKALLATKVGVGRIGGPVEGLSRTRVLAAIDESLARLGTDYVDIYYLHVPDHATPLEETLDAISELLASGKIRAWAVSNYASWQILEMLHIAERRGMPRPVMSQVLYNVLIRQLDIEYFRFTRTRALHSTIYNPLAGGLLAGKHARSPAPTKGSRFDKNPLYQKRYWSDRFFDLVEAYGGVAESEGMTLVELAYGWLAGTPGVDSILVGPGSIEHLDAALDACARVVSPEGRRKIDAIHKDFQGTDASYAR; this is translated from the coding sequence ATGTCCTCGCTCCTCGAAACCTGGACGCGGCCGCGCGCCCCCTCGGACAGGCCCTTGATCGCGCTCGGCGCGATGAACTTCGGCAAGCGCACGCCCGAGCCCGAGGCGCTTCGCATCCTCGATCGCGCCCTCGAGCGGGGCGTCACCCTCGTCGACACGGCGAACGCGTACACCGACGGCGTCTCCGAGAGCATCGTCGGCAAGGCCCTCGCGGGTCGCCGCGACAAGGCCCTCCTCGCCACCAAGGTCGGCGTCGGCCGCATCGGCGGGCCGGTCGAGGGCCTCTCGCGCACGCGCGTCCTCGCCGCGATCGACGAGAGCCTCGCCCGCCTCGGCACCGATTACGTCGATATCTATTACCTCCACGTCCCCGACCACGCGACGCCCCTCGAGGAGACGCTGGACGCCATCAGCGAGCTCCTCGCCTCGGGCAAGATCCGCGCGTGGGCCGTCTCGAACTACGCGTCGTGGCAGATCCTCGAGATGCTCCACATCGCCGAGCGGCGCGGGATGCCGCGGCCCGTGATGTCGCAGGTGCTCTACAACGTGCTCATCCGCCAGCTCGACATCGAATACTTCCGCTTCACGCGCACCCGCGCGCTGCACTCGACGATCTACAACCCGCTCGCCGGCGGCCTTCTGGCCGGCAAGCACGCCCGCTCGCCCGCGCCGACCAAGGGCTCGCGCTTCGACAAGAACCCGCTTTATCAAAAGCGCTACTGGAGCGACCGATTCTTCGATCTCGTCGAGGCTTACGGCGGAGTCGCCGAGAGCGAGGGCATGACGCTCGTCGAGCTCGCCTACGGCTGGCTCGCCGGGACGCCGGGGGTCGATTCGATCCTCGTCGGGCCTGGCAGCATCGAGCACCTCGACGCCGCGCTCGACGCCTGCGCGCGCGTCGTGTCGCCCGAGGGGCGGCGCAAGATCGACGCGATTCACAAGGACTTTCAGGGCACGGACGCGAGCTACGCCCGATGA
- a CDS encoding D-2-hydroxyacid dehydrogenase — translation MLTVYCDSQFSDELERALREGLAAHRLVYPATRQRTNLLEAAPDPALLDAEVAFGQPPVRGLLQAPRLRWVHITSAGYARYDTPEVRNALAAKGTVLTNSSTVYADPCAEHLLAMMLAMARRLPDSLDAQRTNRSWESDALRVRSFLLKGRTVLLLGYGAIGRRLSELLAPFGARLLIVRRNAVGDEPGVVVRESELDAALAAADHVANVLPDSAATRGFLSAARIARLREGAFVYNVGRGSTVDEPALVAALASGKLGGAYLDVTAEEPLPPEHPLWSLPNCYITPHTAGGRREEHLALVEHFLDNLARFERGERLIDRVI, via the coding sequence ATGCTGACCGTCTACTGCGACAGCCAATTCTCCGACGAGCTCGAGCGTGCCCTCCGCGAGGGCCTTGCCGCGCACCGGCTCGTTTACCCGGCCACGCGCCAGCGCACGAACCTCCTCGAGGCGGCCCCCGATCCCGCGCTCCTCGATGCCGAGGTCGCCTTCGGCCAGCCGCCCGTGCGCGGCCTCCTCCAGGCCCCGCGCCTTCGCTGGGTCCACATCACCAGCGCCGGCTACGCCCGCTACGACACGCCCGAGGTCCGCAATGCGCTCGCGGCGAAGGGCACGGTGCTCACGAATAGCTCCACCGTGTACGCAGACCCCTGCGCCGAGCACCTCCTCGCCATGATGCTCGCCATGGCCCGGCGCCTGCCCGATTCGCTCGACGCGCAACGCACGAACCGCTCCTGGGAAAGCGACGCGCTGCGGGTGCGATCGTTCTTGCTCAAAGGTCGGACCGTCCTGCTCCTCGGCTATGGCGCCATCGGCAGGCGGCTCTCGGAGCTGCTCGCGCCCTTCGGCGCGCGGCTCCTCATCGTGCGGCGCAATGCGGTGGGTGACGAGCCGGGCGTCGTCGTGCGTGAAAGCGAGCTCGACGCGGCCCTCGCGGCCGCCGACCACGTGGCCAACGTCCTGCCCGATAGCGCCGCGACCCGGGGCTTTTTGAGCGCCGCGCGCATCGCCCGCCTGCGCGAGGGCGCGTTCGTCTACAACGTGGGCCGGGGATCGACCGTCGACGAGCCCGCCCTCGTGGCCGCCCTCGCGAGCGGAAAGCTCGGCGGCGCATACCTCGACGTCACCGCGGAGGAGCCCCTGCCGCCCGAGCACCCGCTCTGGTCGCTCCCCAATTGCTACATCACGCCCCATACCGCGGGCGGGCGCCGGGAAGAGCACCTCGCCCTGGTCGAGCATTTCCTGGACAACCTCGCGCGCTTCGAGCGAGGCGAGAGGCTCATCGATCGTGTGATCTGA